A segment of the Carya illinoinensis cultivar Pawnee chromosome 1, C.illinoinensisPawnee_v1, whole genome shotgun sequence genome:
GGTAAATGAAGAGTGCAAAAGTGACGATGGCCGTCATCCTAAAGAGCTGTCCAACACGTCTTTTCTAGCTGAAATGAATCTCCTCCTTGTATTCCTCTCATCACTCTCTTCACCCGATCAAGAACTCTTAAATTACGAGCAGAGAAAAGGACAAAGTACAAGAGACCGTGAAGCCAAAGCTTGCATATCAAGATTACGCACCAAAAGACAGGAAATAAGTAAGGTCAAGCTCATGGGGCGACCAGCACCAAGGTTTCAGACAACCGTACGTGATTCCAGGTAAGATTGTGACTGTATTTCACAAAGATCATACAGATTCAGACCTTTAGAACCTTCCCATTCCCATATACTCTACTCTCTACTACGAACAAACTGCAATTTTCTAATCATCCAGTATTAAGATCAGAATGTACACCCAAGCACGCATAAGCAATGCTCTACTATATGTCGAGTGTGCTTGGACTCCTATTCTcgtgatcaataaaatcttgtttaccgagggaaaaat
Coding sequences within it:
- the LOC122310958 gene encoding uncharacterized protein LOC122310958, with product MVKMAEQPKETDEETAMVNEECKSDDGRHPKELSNTSFLAEMNLLLVFLSSLSSPDQELLNYEQRKGQSTRDREAKACISRLRTKRQEISKVKLMGRPAPRFQTTVRDSSHGRRM